One part of the Palaemon carinicauda isolate YSFRI2023 chromosome 23, ASM3689809v2, whole genome shotgun sequence genome encodes these proteins:
- the LOC137617678 gene encoding uncharacterized protein, which yields MGHLNLLQNATLMGHLNLLQNATLMGHLNLLQNATLMGHLNLLQNATLMGHLNLLQNATLMGHLNLLQNATVMGYLNLLQNGTLMGNKFVAKCNVDWLPKFVAKFNIHLLPKVVAYATLIGYLNLLQNATLMGHLNLLQNATLMGHLNLLQNATLMGHLNLLQNATLMGHLNLLQNATLMGHLNLLQNATLMGHLNLLQNATVMGYLNLLQNGTLMGNKFVAKCNVDWLPKFLAKCNID from the coding sequence ATGGGTCATCTAAACTTGTTACAAAATGCAACGCTGATGGGTCATCTAAACTTGTTACAAAATGCAACGCTGATGGGTCATCTAAACTTGTTACAAAATGCAACGCTGATGGGTCATCTAAACTTGTTACAAAATGCAACGCTGATGGGTCATCTAAACTTGTTACAAAATGCAACGCTGATGGGTCATCTAAACTTGTTACAAAATGCAACGGTGATGGGTTACTTAAATTTGTTGCAAAATGGAACGTTGATGGGAAATAAATTTGTTGCAAAATGCAACGTTGATTGGTTACCTAAATTTGTTGCAAAATTCAACATTCATTTGTTACCTAAAGTTGTTGCATATGCAACGTTGATTGGTTATCTAAACTTGTTACAAAATGCAACGCTGATGGGTCATCTAAACTTGTTACAAAATGCAACGCTGATGGGTCATCTAAACTTGTTACAAAATGCAACGCTGATGGGTCATCTAAACTTGTTACAAAATGCAACGCTGATGGGTCATCTAAACTTGTTACAAAATGCAACGCTGATGGGTCATCTAAACTTGTTACAAAATGCAACGCTGATGGGTCATCTAAACTTGTTACAAAATGCAACGGTGATGGGTTACTTAAATTTGTTGCAAAATGGAACGTTGATGGGAAATAAATTTGTTGCAAAATGCAACGTTGATTGGTTACCTAAATTTCTTGCAAAATGCAACATTGATTAG